From one Myxococcota bacterium genomic stretch:
- a CDS encoding redoxin domain-containing protein yields MKRIALALVAAALMGAISTPKIGDKVPDWSAKDENGVEHKLSQYAGHALVLEWTNSECPFVERHYQAGTMKQLAAALGAKDVVWLAVNSTYTNTPDDTKAWKKEQGFTYATLQDSDGKLGHLFGARTTPHMFVIDAQGVLRYRGAIDDDQYGRAEKPTNYVDTAVHAVLASASPDPTETQPYGCSVKYRPE; encoded by the coding sequence ATGAAGCGCATCGCACTGGCCCTCGTGGCCGCCGCCCTCATGGGCGCGATCTCGACCCCGAAGATCGGCGACAAGGTGCCCGACTGGAGCGCGAAGGACGAGAACGGCGTCGAGCACAAGCTGAGTCAGTACGCGGGTCACGCGCTCGTGCTCGAGTGGACCAACTCCGAGTGCCCGTTCGTGGAACGCCACTACCAGGCCGGCACGATGAAGCAGCTCGCCGCCGCGCTGGGTGCGAAGGACGTGGTCTGGCTCGCCGTGAACTCGACCTACACGAACACGCCCGACGACACGAAGGCCTGGAAGAAGGAGCAGGGCTTCACGTACGCCACCCTGCAAGACTCCGACGGCAAGCTCGGCCACCTGTTCGGCGCTCGCACCACGCCGCACATGTTCGTGATCGACGCCCAGGGCGTCCTGCGCTACCGCGGCGCGATCGACGACGATCAGTACGGCCGCGCCGAGAAGCCGACCAACTACGTCGACACCGCCGTGCACGCAGTGCTCGCGAGCGCCTCACCCGACCCCACCGAGACCCAGCCCTACGGCTGCTCCGTGAAATACCGCCCGGAGTAA
- a CDS encoding ATP-binding protein encodes MAEVAPKRRTLAERVDALLAWFVREAENPAELRRRKIVVGFTLSILSWSPAYAWFYSKYFPKPYSEIALGCLASGMALVAAVPFLIRFGGHVRTCVALLGVSLGGLLGLVCELTGGYRSPLLPWMVAHPLLALGFGGVRLSFIWTALIFAELAVLYFAEPLGIPTLNLLTPEASGRLWGATLVTLTLTILMVGWVYESIKDQTIRELQRASDAKSDFLAHMSHEIRTPMTAILGFAEELEHRGVAPEQADDLRTIRRNGEHLLVVINDILDLSRVEAGHLDLELGRTWPDRVLREVAALMEPRARESGLELRVEIDPASAQPIRSDATRLRQILTNLAANALKFTHSGHVRLAVHAPSGGAICFEVEDSGIGIPREELANIFEAFTQADASMSRRYGGTGLGLAISRQLALLFGGDLTVESEVGRGSRFQLRIPWQLDVGGKSRTPERDTPLPALADLSGRILLAEDSPDSRRLIVRLLQRWGAQVDVVENGAAAVERVTKAMERGEPHDLVLMDMQMPELDGYQATRQLRAAGFQGSIVALTAHAMAGSRDICLAAGCNDFLTKPVDRARLRETVTHWLTRERDAR; translated from the coding sequence ATGGCCGAAGTCGCACCGAAACGCCGCACTCTCGCGGAGCGCGTCGACGCGCTGCTCGCATGGTTCGTGCGCGAGGCGGAGAATCCCGCCGAGCTGCGCCGGCGCAAGATCGTGGTGGGCTTCACGCTCTCCATCCTGTCGTGGAGCCCCGCCTACGCGTGGTTCTACAGCAAGTATTTCCCCAAGCCGTACTCCGAGATCGCGCTGGGGTGTCTCGCGAGCGGCATGGCGCTGGTCGCGGCCGTGCCGTTCCTGATCCGCTTCGGGGGCCACGTGCGCACCTGCGTGGCGCTGCTCGGAGTGAGTCTGGGGGGGCTGCTCGGGCTCGTGTGCGAGCTCACCGGCGGCTACCGCTCGCCGCTCCTGCCCTGGATGGTGGCGCACCCGCTGCTCGCGCTGGGCTTCGGCGGCGTGCGGCTGTCGTTCATCTGGACCGCGCTGATCTTCGCCGAGCTGGCGGTGCTGTATTTCGCCGAGCCGCTCGGGATCCCGACCTTGAACCTGCTCACGCCCGAGGCGTCGGGCCGGCTCTGGGGCGCCACGCTGGTGACGCTCACGCTGACGATCCTGATGGTCGGCTGGGTGTACGAGTCGATCAAAGATCAGACGATCCGCGAGCTGCAGCGCGCGAGCGACGCGAAGAGCGACTTCCTCGCGCACATGAGTCACGAGATCCGCACTCCGATGACCGCGATCCTGGGCTTCGCGGAGGAGCTCGAGCACCGCGGCGTGGCGCCCGAGCAGGCCGACGACCTGCGCACGATCCGGCGCAACGGCGAACACCTGCTGGTGGTGATCAACGACATCCTCGACCTGTCGCGGGTCGAGGCGGGTCACCTGGACCTCGAGCTGGGGCGCACCTGGCCCGACCGTGTGCTGCGCGAGGTCGCGGCGCTGATGGAGCCGCGCGCGCGCGAGAGCGGGCTCGAGCTGCGGGTCGAGATCGATCCCGCGTCGGCGCAGCCGATCCGCTCCGACGCCACGCGGCTGCGCCAGATCCTCACCAACCTGGCCGCCAACGCGCTCAAGTTCACTCACTCGGGCCACGTGCGGCTGGCGGTGCACGCGCCGTCCGGCGGCGCGATCTGCTTCGAGGTCGAAGACAGCGGCATCGGCATCCCGCGCGAGGAACTCGCGAACATCTTCGAGGCCTTCACGCAGGCCGACGCGTCGATGTCGCGGCGCTACGGCGGCACGGGCCTGGGGCTGGCGATCTCGCGCCAGCTCGCGCTGTTGTTCGGCGGCGACCTCACGGTCGAGTCCGAAGTGGGGCGCGGCAGCCGTTTCCAGCTGCGCATCCCGTGGCAGCTCGACGTGGGCGGCAAGTCGCGCACCCCGGAGCGAGACACTCCGCTCCCGGCGCTCGCCGACCTCTCCGGGCGCATCCTGCTCGCCGAGGACAGCCCCGACAGCCGGCGCCTGATCGTCCGCCTCCTGCAGCGCTGGGGCGCGCAGGTCGACGTGGTCGAGAACGGCGCCGCGGCCGTCGAGCGGGTCACGAAGGCCATGGAGCGCGGCGAGCCTCACGACCTCGTGCTGATGGACATGCAGATGCCCGAGCTCGACGGCTACCAGGCGACGCGCCAGCTGCGCGCGGCCGGGTTCCAGGGCTCGATCGTGGCGCTGACCGCGCACGCCATGGCCGGCTCGCGAGACATCTGTCTCGCGGCGGGCTGCAACGACTTCCTGACCAAGCCGGTCGACCGAGCGCGCCTGCGCGAGACCGTGACTCACTGGCTGACGCGCGAGCGCGACGCGCGCTAG
- a CDS encoding class I SAM-dependent methyltransferase, with the protein MAIPRLHLLELADQPWCPKFFRDGLTDYLRHAESVMRPYDPALPRLQAALARTGDERVLDLCSGAGGPWVPLLSAWEKTGGGPIEVRLSDQRTSPEAWARAVESSRGVIRPVPQPVDARNVPKDLPGFRTLFAAFHHFRPKEAGEILRDAVRQRRGIGIFEPTQRTPLSIFLACFSWLFVMLLTPGIRPFKTSRLLFTYLVPLIPALVTFDGVVSCLRSYTLDEIGELARQAGDGYDWDIGQVSYPGFPIPVSYAIGVPRQTRA; encoded by the coding sequence GTGGCGATTCCGCGCTTGCACCTGCTCGAGCTCGCAGATCAGCCCTGGTGCCCGAAGTTCTTCCGCGACGGACTCACTGACTACCTGCGACACGCGGAATCGGTGATGCGCCCTTACGACCCGGCGTTGCCGCGCTTGCAAGCGGCGCTGGCGCGCACCGGCGACGAGCGCGTGCTCGACTTGTGCTCTGGCGCGGGTGGGCCGTGGGTGCCGCTGCTTTCCGCCTGGGAGAAGACCGGCGGCGGCCCGATCGAGGTGCGGCTGTCCGACCAGCGCACCAGCCCCGAAGCGTGGGCGCGCGCGGTCGAGAGCTCGCGTGGCGTGATCCGCCCGGTGCCGCAGCCGGTCGACGCGCGCAACGTGCCCAAGGACCTGCCCGGCTTCCGGACGCTGTTCGCGGCGTTCCACCACTTCCGCCCGAAGGAGGCCGGCGAGATCCTCCGCGACGCGGTCCGCCAGCGGCGCGGCATCGGTATCTTCGAGCCCACCCAGCGCACGCCCCTCTCGATCTTCCTCGCCTGCTTCTCGTGGCTGTTCGTCATGCTGCTGACGCCGGGCATCCGGCCGTTCAAAACTTCACGCCTTCTGTTCACGTACCTCGTGCCGTTGATCCCGGCGCTGGTCACGTTCGACGGCGTGGTTTCGTGCCTGCGCAGCTACACGCTCGACGAGATCGGCGAGCTCGCGCGCCAGGCAGGCGACGGCTACGACTGGGACATCGGCCAGGTGAGCTACCCCGGCTTCCCGATCCCCGTGAGCTACGCGATCGGCGTGCCGCGGCAGACGCGCGCTTGA
- a CDS encoding sodium-translocating pyrophosphatase, giving the protein MPSTLVRRHWFLALATFAAALCGAHPAVASEASLKLPSFSDPLFFGGTTSGASILIWGLGVSALGMAFGLFQYMQLRNLPVHQSMLEISELIYATCKEYLVTQGRFIAILWVFIGAVIVLYFGFLVDDPDMNASRVVIILLFSLVGIAGSYGVAWFGIRVNTFANSRTAFASLRGKPFPTYAIPLQAGMSIGMVLISVELVIMLGILLFVPGSFAGPCFIGFAIGESLGAAALRIAGGIFTKIADIGSDLMKIVFKIKEDDARNPGVIADCTGDNAGDSVGPSADGFETYGVTGVALITFILLASHDSTTQVQLLVWIFSMRIMMVLASLGAYLLNDVFARSRWGNADQMNYEHPLTILVWLTSFISVALTFLVSKLLIGELGGDAFMWFKLSAIITCGTLAGAIIPEVVKVFTSVHSRHVREIVTSSREGGPSLNIISGLIAGNFSAYWMGIVIVMLMGIAFLISTQGLGVLFPIAGSSIDASPIFAFGFLGMGPVTIAVDSYGPVTDNAQSVYELSLIENVPNVQAELKRDFGFEPAFEKAKAFLEENDGAGNTFKATAKPVLIGTAVVGATTMVFSIIFLLTNGMTTDLDKLSLMHAPFLLGLVTGGAVIYWFSGASMQAVSTGAYRAVEFIKQNIRLEGVTKASIEDSRAVVRICTEYAQAGMFNIFLAIFFGTLAFACTEPFYFIGYLFSIAIFGLYQAIFMANAGGAWDNAKKVVETELRAKGTPLHDATVVGDTVGDPFKDTSSVAMNPVIKFTTLFGLLAVELAVELNKSNPTLTKGLALGFFLISTVFVYRSFYAMRIEGAATK; this is encoded by the coding sequence ATGCCGTCAACACTCGTCCGCCGTCACTGGTTCCTCGCGCTGGCCACGTTTGCCGCGGCCCTGTGCGGGGCGCACCCCGCAGTCGCGAGCGAGGCCTCGCTGAAGCTGCCGAGCTTCTCGGACCCGCTGTTCTTCGGGGGGACCACGAGCGGCGCGAGCATCCTGATCTGGGGCCTGGGCGTCTCGGCGCTCGGCATGGCGTTCGGACTGTTCCAATACATGCAGCTCCGCAACCTGCCGGTGCACCAGTCCATGCTCGAGATCTCCGAGCTGATCTACGCGACCTGCAAGGAGTATCTCGTCACGCAGGGCCGCTTCATCGCGATCCTGTGGGTGTTCATCGGGGCGGTGATCGTCCTGTACTTCGGGTTCCTGGTCGACGACCCCGACATGAACGCGAGCCGGGTCGTGATCATCCTGTTGTTCTCGCTGGTCGGGATCGCCGGCAGCTACGGCGTGGCGTGGTTCGGCATCCGGGTCAACACCTTCGCCAACTCGCGCACCGCCTTCGCGAGCCTGCGCGGCAAGCCCTTCCCGACCTACGCGATCCCGCTGCAGGCGGGCATGTCGATCGGCATGGTGCTGATCTCGGTCGAGCTCGTGATCATGCTCGGCATCCTGTTGTTCGTGCCGGGCAGCTTCGCGGGCCCGTGCTTCATCGGCTTCGCCATCGGCGAGTCACTCGGCGCCGCGGCCCTGCGCATCGCGGGCGGCATCTTCACCAAGATCGCCGACATCGGGTCCGACCTGATGAAGATCGTGTTCAAGATCAAGGAAGACGACGCGCGCAACCCGGGCGTGATCGCGGACTGCACGGGCGACAACGCGGGTGACTCGGTCGGCCCCTCGGCGGACGGCTTCGAGACCTACGGCGTGACGGGCGTCGCGCTGATCACCTTCATCCTGCTCGCCTCGCACGACTCGACCACGCAGGTGCAGCTCCTGGTCTGGATCTTCTCGATGCGCATCATGATGGTGCTCGCGAGCCTGGGCGCGTACCTCCTGAACGACGTGTTCGCCCGCTCCCGTTGGGGCAACGCGGATCAGATGAACTACGAGCACCCGCTGACGATCCTGGTGTGGCTCACCTCGTTCATCTCCGTCGCGCTCACCTTCCTCGTGTCGAAGCTCCTGATCGGCGAGCTCGGCGGCGACGCGTTCATGTGGTTCAAGCTCTCGGCGATCATCACCTGTGGCACGCTGGCGGGCGCGATCATCCCCGAGGTCGTGAAGGTGTTCACCTCGGTGCACTCGCGGCACGTGCGCGAGATCGTGACCAGCTCGCGCGAGGGCGGACCGTCGCTCAACATCATCTCGGGCCTGATCGCGGGCAACTTCAGCGCCTACTGGATGGGCATCGTGATCGTGATGCTGATGGGGATCGCGTTCTTGATCTCCACGCAGGGCCTCGGGGTGCTGTTCCCGATCGCAGGCTCCTCGATCGACGCCTCACCGATCTTCGCGTTCGGCTTCCTGGGCATGGGCCCGGTCACGATCGCCGTCGACAGCTACGGCCCGGTCACTGACAACGCGCAGTCGGTGTACGAGCTGTCGCTGATCGAGAACGTGCCCAACGTGCAGGCCGAGCTGAAGCGCGACTTCGGCTTCGAGCCGGCATTCGAGAAGGCCAAAGCGTTCCTCGAGGAGAACGACGGCGCGGGCAACACCTTCAAGGCCACGGCCAAGCCGGTGCTGATCGGCACCGCGGTCGTCGGCGCCACGACCATGGTGTTCTCGATCATCTTCCTGCTCACCAACGGCATGACCACGGACCTGGACAAGCTGTCGCTCATGCACGCGCCCTTCCTGCTCGGGCTCGTGACCGGCGGCGCGGTGATCTACTGGTTCTCGGGCGCCTCGATGCAGGCGGTGTCGACCGGCGCCTATCGCGCGGTCGAGTTCATCAAGCAGAACATCCGCCTCGAAGGAGTCACGAAGGCTTCGATCGAAGACAGCCGCGCGGTCGTGCGCATCTGCACCGAGTACGCGCAGGCCGGCATGTTCAACATCTTCCTGGCCATCTTCTTCGGCACGCTCGCCTTCGCCTGCACCGAGCCGTTCTACTTCATCGGCTACCTGTTCTCGATCGCGATCTTCGGCCTGTACCAGGCGATCTTCATGGCCAACGCGGGCGGCGCCTGGGACAACGCCAAGAAGGTCGTCGAGACGGAGCTGCGCGCGAAGGGCACGCCGCTGCACGACGCGACGGTGGTCGGTGACACGGTCGGTGACCCGTTCAAGGACACGTCCTCGGTCGCCATGAACCCGGTCATCAAGTTCACGACCCTCTTCGGCCTGCTGGCCGTCGAGCTGGCCGTCGAGCTGAACAAGTCGAACCCGACACTCACGAAGGGCCTGGCCCTGGGCTTCTTCCTGATCTCGACCGTGTTCGTCTACCGGTCCTTCTACGCCATGCGCATCGAGGGCGCGGCGACGAAGTAG
- a CDS encoding thioredoxin family protein, with amino-acid sequence MPRLLLFLLALVAGAPQARAALPESAHGTTASDRGNPRLEGSLLVDRDAVRPGETLHVGLLLEMDPHWHVYWRNPGQSGAAPQLHWKLEGADVGPVAWPFPEVFRQSDGFITTYGYTDQVLLASPAAFRAGTGGTVEVRLDADVLVCEIQCIPGELHLSRPVRVAADAADSPTADFETFERFAARVPRPAGDAELGLEALYSQSAIRPGDSFRAALSVRELGPATRALEDAFVPDRVDGVEWLATGGQRPPFLGGGFLVTLKGSAPADASHGDSRLRGVLAVSRRGAQEFVEVDLPLPRAAAGAAVTTLDSPWLEPAPAASDSSGGGISLGRAIALALLGGLILNAMPCVLPVLAIKVFGLAELAQHGRGEILRHGLAYTAGVLASMAALAGIVVALRAAGTSVGWGFQFQEPLFIAAIAAVLVVFALSLFGVFEFRLDATRLASAGAEATGARRSFFEGLLAVVLATPCTAPFVGTAVGFAFASSPATIFAIFLAIGAGLAAPFLAVCAVPAWARLVPRSGPWTLQLRAALGFALLGTVVWLLSVLGRSAGADAQIALLAYLCALAAGVWIFGALQQLERVSPARIAGIALLALGLLGLRALPVSESQAAPQGTQSESEGRRFSAADVSAARASGAPVFVYFTADWCLTCKVNEHAVLENARVRGELERRGFAIFKGDWTRRDEAIRQELARFGKAGVPLYLVYGPSGQPIVLPELLTVDLFIDALQRAAPQTEEKT; translated from the coding sequence ATGCCGCGGCTGCTGCTCTTCTTGCTCGCGCTCGTGGCCGGTGCCCCCCAGGCCCGCGCCGCGCTGCCGGAGTCGGCGCACGGAACCACGGCGTCTGACCGGGGAAATCCGCGCCTCGAGGGCAGCTTGCTGGTCGACCGCGACGCGGTCCGCCCGGGCGAGACGCTTCACGTGGGTCTCCTGCTCGAGATGGACCCGCACTGGCACGTGTACTGGCGGAACCCCGGCCAGTCGGGCGCGGCGCCGCAGCTGCATTGGAAGCTCGAAGGCGCCGACGTCGGCCCGGTCGCCTGGCCCTTCCCCGAGGTGTTCCGCCAGAGCGACGGCTTCATCACGACCTACGGCTACACCGACCAGGTGCTGCTCGCGAGCCCGGCGGCGTTTCGCGCGGGCACCGGGGGCACGGTCGAGGTGCGGCTCGACGCCGACGTGCTGGTCTGCGAGATCCAGTGCATTCCGGGCGAGCTCCACCTGTCGCGGCCCGTGCGGGTCGCGGCCGACGCGGCGGACTCGCCGACCGCCGACTTCGAGACCTTCGAGCGCTTCGCCGCGCGCGTACCCCGGCCCGCCGGGGACGCGGAACTCGGCCTCGAGGCGCTGTACTCACAGTCGGCGATCCGGCCCGGTGACTCGTTCCGCGCCGCGCTCTCGGTGCGCGAGCTCGGACCGGCCACGCGCGCGCTCGAGGACGCGTTCGTGCCCGACCGGGTCGACGGGGTGGAGTGGCTCGCCACGGGCGGGCAGCGCCCGCCGTTCCTCGGCGGCGGCTTCCTGGTGACCTTGAAGGGCTCCGCGCCCGCGGACGCGAGTCACGGCGACTCGCGGCTGCGCGGCGTACTGGCCGTGAGCCGGCGCGGCGCGCAGGAGTTCGTCGAGGTCGACCTGCCGTTGCCGCGCGCTGCGGCCGGCGCGGCCGTGACCACGCTCGATTCACCCTGGCTCGAGCCCGCGCCCGCGGCGAGTGACTCGAGCGGGGGCGGCATTTCGCTGGGCCGGGCGATCGCGCTGGCGCTGCTCGGCGGCCTGATCCTGAACGCCATGCCGTGCGTGCTGCCGGTGCTGGCGATCAAGGTGTTCGGGCTGGCGGAGCTCGCGCAGCACGGCCGGGGGGAGATTCTGCGCCACGGCCTCGCCTACACGGCCGGCGTGCTCGCCAGCATGGCGGCGCTCGCGGGGATCGTGGTGGCGCTGCGCGCGGCCGGGACCTCGGTCGGCTGGGGCTTCCAGTTCCAGGAGCCGCTGTTCATCGCGGCCATCGCCGCGGTGCTGGTCGTGTTCGCGCTGTCGCTGTTCGGCGTGTTCGAGTTCCGCTTGGACGCGACCCGGCTCGCGAGCGCGGGCGCGGAGGCGACCGGCGCGCGCCGCAGCTTCTTCGAGGGGCTGCTCGCCGTGGTGCTGGCCACGCCCTGCACCGCGCCGTTCGTGGGCACCGCGGTCGGCTTCGCGTTCGCGAGCTCGCCGGCCACGATCTTCGCGATCTTCCTCGCGATCGGCGCCGGGCTCGCGGCGCCGTTCCTGGCCGTGTGCGCGGTGCCGGCCTGGGCGCGGCTCGTGCCGCGCAGCGGGCCGTGGACCCTGCAGCTGCGCGCCGCGCTGGGCTTCGCGCTGCTGGGCACCGTGGTGTGGCTGCTCTCGGTCCTGGGCCGCTCGGCGGGCGCCGACGCGCAGATCGCGCTGCTCGCCTACCTGTGCGCGCTGGCCGCGGGGGTCTGGATCTTCGGCGCGCTGCAGCAGCTCGAGCGCGTGAGTCCCGCGCGCATCGCGGGCATCGCGCTCCTGGCGCTGGGCCTGCTCGGCTTGCGCGCGCTGCCGGTCAGCGAGTCGCAGGCCGCGCCGCAGGGCACGCAGTCGGAGTCCGAGGGCCGCCGCTTCAGCGCGGCCGACGTCTCCGCGGCGCGCGCCAGCGGCGCGCCGGTGTTCGTGTATTTCACCGCGGACTGGTGTCTCACCTGCAAGGTGAACGAGCACGCGGTGCTCGAGAATGCGCGCGTGCGCGGCGAGCTCGAGCGGCGCGGCTTCGCGATCTTCAAGGGTGACTGGACGCGCCGCGACGAGGCGATCCGGCAGGAGCTCGCGCGCTTCGGCAAGGCGGGCGTGCCGCTGTATCTGGTCTACGGTCCGTCGGGTCAGCCGATCGTGCTGCCGGAGCTCCTGACGGTCGACCTGTTCATCGACGCGCTGCAGCGCGCAGCGCCGCAGACGGAGGAGAAGACATGA
- the htpX gene encoding protease HtpX, producing MKRVFLFLATNIAVLLVLSVVARLVGVNDPTQYGGLLAFAAVFGMGGALISLLISKWTAKMATGARVITEPRTQTEQFLVNTVTKLSQAAGIGMPEVAIFDSPQPNAFATGARRDAALVAVSSGLLESMKQDEIEGVLGHEITHVSNGDMVTLTLIQGVVNTFVIFASRVVGEIVDRAVFRNDRDSGRHGGGIGYFLTVIALQIVFGIAASLIVYAFSRGREFRADAGGARLAGRENMIAALERLKAREPQPLPQQLQAFGIAGDAVSRFGRLFMSHPPLDERIAALRAMTY from the coding sequence ATGAAACGCGTATTCCTCTTCCTCGCCACGAACATTGCCGTTCTGCTCGTCCTATCGGTCGTCGCGCGCCTGGTCGGCGTGAACGATCCGACCCAGTACGGCGGCCTCCTGGCCTTCGCCGCCGTGTTCGGCATGGGCGGCGCGCTGATCTCGCTCCTGATCTCGAAGTGGACGGCCAAGATGGCGACCGGTGCGCGCGTGATCACCGAGCCGCGCACGCAGACCGAGCAATTCCTCGTGAACACCGTGACCAAGCTCTCGCAGGCGGCCGGAATCGGCATGCCGGAGGTCGCCATCTTCGACTCCCCGCAGCCCAACGCATTCGCGACCGGCGCCCGCCGCGACGCGGCGCTGGTGGCGGTCTCGAGCGGCCTGCTCGAGAGCATGAAGCAGGACGAGATCGAGGGCGTGCTGGGCCACGAGATCACGCACGTCTCGAACGGCGACATGGTCACGCTGACCCTGATCCAGGGCGTGGTGAACACCTTCGTGATCTTCGCCTCACGCGTGGTCGGCGAGATCGTCGACCGCGCGGTGTTCCGCAACGACCGCGACAGCGGCCGTCACGGCGGCGGGATCGGCTACTTCCTGACCGTGATCGCGCTGCAGATCGTGTTCGGCATCGCCGCCAGCCTGATCGTCTACGCGTTCTCGCGCGGGCGCGAGTTCCGAGCCGACGCCGGCGGTGCGCGCCTGGCCGGACGCGAGAACATGATCGCCGCGCTCGAGCGCCTGAAGGCGCGCGAGCCGCAGCCGCTGCCCCAGCAGCTCCAGGCCTTCGGCATTGCAGGCGACGCGGTCTCGCGCTTCGGACGGCTGTTCATGAGTCACCCGCCGCTCGACGAGCGCATCGCCGCGCTGCGCGCGATGACCTACTGA
- a CDS encoding YgiQ family radical SAM protein: MRRSPAPPSDSFLPTTADEIRARGWDAADVVLVSGDAYIDHPSFAAAILGRWLEKHGFRVAVLSQPDWRSAEPWRALGRPRLFYGVSAGNMDSLINHYTANKKRRNADAYSPGGRIGLRPDRATAVYAQRCREAFAGVPVIAGGVEASLRRIAHYDYWSDKVWPSILVSSKAHLLVHGMGEVPILEIARRLAAGRPVEDLRDLRGVAYLLGKSESLPAHRWDDANCPNEDVTLPSHERVVEDKLAFAEMTRDLHRETNPLNARRLLQPHGERMLVVNPPTLPLSEPEMDALYDLPYTRRPHPSYSEEVPAWQTIRDSVQIMRGCFGGCTFCSITMHQGRAIQSRSPESILGEVRALAATPGFSGHVSDLGGPTANMYRMRCTQPEVEAVCRRLSCIHPTVCKLLGTSHEPTLELLRAARAVPGVKQVHVASGIRMDLARESPEYLEELARHHVGGHLKVAPEHVSERVLGLMKKPAQHTFEEFAERFEAASRRAGKEQYLVPYFIASHPGSTVADMIELALFLKQRGYRPRQVQDFIPAPMDVATCMYWTGLNPHSMKPVDTARKLRDRKVQRALLQFFAPENYFTVRGALEEAGRADLIGDGPECLIPSRPPREALDARRAQANETPARPGYRRPSRTRGERR; the protein is encoded by the coding sequence ATGCGCCGCTCGCCTGCGCCCCCCAGCGACTCGTTCCTGCCCACCACGGCAGACGAGATACGAGCGCGCGGCTGGGACGCGGCCGACGTGGTGCTGGTCTCGGGCGACGCCTACATCGACCATCCCTCGTTCGCCGCCGCCATCCTCGGTCGCTGGCTCGAGAAGCACGGCTTTCGCGTCGCCGTCCTGTCGCAGCCCGACTGGCGCAGCGCGGAGCCGTGGCGCGCGCTGGGCCGGCCGCGCCTGTTCTACGGCGTGTCGGCCGGCAACATGGACTCACTCATCAATCACTACACGGCGAACAAGAAGCGCCGCAACGCCGACGCCTACTCGCCCGGCGGGCGGATCGGGCTGCGGCCCGACCGCGCGACCGCGGTCTACGCGCAGCGCTGCCGCGAGGCGTTCGCCGGCGTGCCCGTGATCGCGGGCGGAGTCGAGGCCTCGCTGCGGCGCATCGCCCACTACGACTACTGGTCCGACAAAGTCTGGCCGAGCATCCTGGTCAGCTCGAAGGCGCACCTGCTCGTGCACGGCATGGGTGAAGTGCCGATCCTGGAGATCGCGCGCCGGCTGGCCGCCGGCCGTCCGGTCGAGGATCTGCGCGACCTGCGCGGCGTGGCCTACCTGCTGGGCAAGAGCGAGTCACTCCCGGCGCACCGCTGGGACGACGCGAATTGCCCGAACGAGGACGTGACCCTGCCGAGTCATGAGCGGGTGGTCGAGGACAAGCTCGCCTTCGCCGAGATGACGCGCGACCTGCACCGCGAGACCAACCCGCTGAACGCGCGGCGCCTGCTGCAGCCCCACGGCGAGCGCATGCTGGTGGTGAACCCCCCGACCCTGCCGCTCTCGGAGCCCGAGATGGACGCGCTGTACGACCTGCCGTACACGCGCCGGCCGCACCCGAGCTATAGCGAGGAGGTGCCCGCCTGGCAGACGATCCGTGACTCGGTGCAGATCATGCGCGGCTGCTTCGGCGGCTGCACCTTCTGCTCGATCACCATGCACCAGGGCCGCGCGATCCAGTCGCGCTCGCCCGAGTCGATCCTGGGCGAAGTGCGCGCGCTCGCCGCGACGCCCGGCTTCTCGGGTCACGTGTCGGACCTGGGCGGGCCCACCGCCAACATGTACCGCATGCGCTGCACGCAGCCCGAGGTCGAGGCCGTGTGCCGGCGGCTCTCGTGCATCCATCCCACGGTGTGCAAGCTGCTCGGCACGAGTCACGAGCCCACGCTCGAGCTCTTGCGCGCGGCGCGCGCCGTGCCCGGCGTGAAGCAGGTGCACGTGGCCTCGGGCATCCGCATGGACCTCGCGCGCGAGTCACCCGAGTATCTCGAGGAGCTCGCGCGCCACCACGTGGGCGGCCACCTGAAGGTCGCCCCCGAGCACGTCTCCGAGCGCGTGCTCGGGCTGATGAAGAAGCCCGCGCAGCACACCTTCGAGGAGTTCGCCGAGCGCTTCGAGGCGGCCTCGCGGCGCGCGGGCAAGGAGCAGTATCTCGTGCCCTACTTCATCGCGAGTCATCCCGGCTCGACCGTGGCCGACATGATCGAGCTCGCCCTGTTCCTGAAGCAGCGGGGCTACCGCCCGCGCCAGGTGCAGGACTTCATTCCCGCGCCCATGGACGTGGCCACATGCATGTACTGGACGGGCCTCAACCCGCACTCGATGAAGCCCGTCGACACCGCGAGGAAGCTGCGCGACCGCAAGGTCCAGCGCGCGCTGCTCCAGTTCTTTGCGCCCGAGAACTACTTCACCGTGCGCGGCGCGCTCGAGGAAGCCGGCCGCGCCGACCTGATCGGCGACGGACCGGAGTGTCTCATTCCGTCGCGCCCGCCGCGCGAGGCGCTGGACGCGCGCCGCGCGCAGGCCAACGAGACGCCGGCGCGCCCCGGCTACCGCCGTCCGTCGCGCACGCGCGGCGAGCGGCGCTAG